A genome region from Christensenella minuta includes the following:
- a CDS encoding tRNA wybutosine-synthesizing protein 3-like protein — protein sequence MTKAVELLKKFYGKGVCVIADTVKTIQKKNNKCGIGNRGKTKIVVKEHFSEKGKTMEELLTDVMLEKAKQTIA from the coding sequence ATGACAAAAGCCGTTGAATTGCTTAAAAAATTTTACGGAAAGGGGGTATGTGTTATTGCTGATACTGTAAAAACAATTCAAAAGAAAAATAACAAATGTGGCATTGGCAACAGAGGAAAGACAAAGATTGTTGTAAAAGAGCATTTTTCCGAAAAGGGAAAGACAATGGAAGAACTTTTAACTGATGTCATGCTGGAAAAAGCAAAGCAGACAATCGCATAA
- a CDS encoding immunoglobulin-like domain-containing protein, translating to MNLKRFTSFALAFILCFTLAPVNASALASESGTVKNGYYNDSGQWVEGELQQTLPDGIHSVNKTAMPKGDNTYDVTLEVVTKQKIEQLSPKSAMVLVADTSGSMNDDSRLKMFQNSSDKLIDTYAGDGENSGRYLAIVQFSTGANVVLNWTDVSTAEGKKSAKDAINNLRANEGTNLQAGLKMATSLYKSDTVKDITKENKDTVVITDGAPTYYLEKCSGGLITWFHKHVVIDGVTYDEEGSGSSGSQTINERTAQEATTLKNESTVYTVCYGAQNDYTYKKGPKVSEFLQQNIASSDKTALIATDASAIEKVFEVIAESVVSGITGENLTVTDGSAPFVKVSGLPADISQGENGFTWKLQNATTEEKDGETYYTYQLKYTVQLDADNADFKEENWYPLNGKTELNMPDGKKVKFPIPAAQGTKTRYTVTYTDGVDGEEVFKDKVFENCITGSKTPDYGETPVRDGYTFKGWSPEIEDTVTKTVVYNATWDLNLIDLNVAPVINATDKVLTVGDTFDPKADVTATDKEDGDITASIEVVKNAVDTSKAGTYEVTYKVTDSQGASYTTTIQVTVNPKMETLNEAPVINATDKVLTVGDTFDPKADVTATDKEDGDITASIEVVKNAVDTSKAGTYEVTYKVTDSQGASYTTTIQVTVNPKMETLNEAPVINATDKVLTVGDTFDPKADVTATDKEDGDITASIEVVKNAVDTSKAGTYEVTYKVTDSQGASYTTTIQVTVNPKMETLNEAPVINATDKVLTVGDTFDPKADVTATDKEDGDITASIEVVKNAVDTSKAGTYEVTYKVTDSQGASTMKTIYVTVNPKMEILNEVPVIHAENKTLTIGDNFDPLKDVTATDKEDGNITLTIKNVIRNTVDTSKAGSYEVTYMVTDSKGASVTKTITVTVNAKKAPKPENNKPNKEKTDTKHENPKTGDQTNVGLFTALSIMSALAVAILAVWKKKRALEDK from the coding sequence ATGAATTTAAAGAGATTCACAAGTTTTGCGTTGGCGTTTATCTTGTGTTTCACATTAGCACCTGTTAATGCTTCTGCTCTTGCCAGCGAAAGCGGTACAGTAAAAAACGGTTATTATAACGATTCCGGTCAATGGGTGGAAGGCGAATTACAGCAGACATTGCCAGATGGAATACATTCTGTTAATAAAACCGCCATGCCTAAAGGTGACAATACTTATGATGTCACTTTGGAAGTTGTTACGAAACAAAAAATTGAGCAACTCTCGCCTAAATCAGCAATGGTTTTAGTTGCTGACACATCAGGCAGTATGAATGATGATTCGCGTTTAAAGATGTTTCAGAATTCTTCGGATAAATTGATTGATACTTATGCAGGTGACGGAGAAAATTCAGGTCGTTATTTAGCAATCGTTCAATTTAGTACAGGCGCAAATGTTGTGTTAAACTGGACAGATGTTTCCACGGCAGAAGGAAAGAAGTCTGCAAAAGATGCTATTAACAATCTGAGAGCAAATGAAGGAACCAATTTACAGGCTGGATTAAAGATGGCAACATCTTTGTACAAAAGCGATACTGTAAAGGATATTACAAAAGAAAATAAAGACACTGTCGTTATAACCGATGGAGCACCAACTTATTATCTTGAGAAATGTTCTGGCGGATTAATAACATGGTTTCATAAGCATGTTGTCATTGACGGTGTTACCTATGATGAAGAAGGCTCTGGAAGTAGCGGAAGTCAAACAATCAATGAACGGACGGCGCAAGAAGCCACTACATTGAAAAATGAATCGACGGTTTATACGGTGTGCTACGGTGCGCAAAATGATTATACCTATAAAAAGGGTCCGAAAGTTTCTGAGTTTTTGCAACAGAATATAGCCAGCAGTGATAAAACAGCTTTGATTGCTACTGATGCATCTGCAATAGAGAAAGTATTTGAGGTCATTGCAGAAAGTGTTGTTAGTGGAATTACTGGTGAAAATCTAACTGTAACGGATGGCTCTGCTCCATTTGTTAAAGTAAGTGGCTTGCCAGCAGATATTTCACAAGGCGAAAATGGCTTTACATGGAAATTACAGAATGCCACAACGGAAGAAAAAGACGGAGAAACTTATTATACTTATCAGCTAAAGTATACTGTCCAATTAGACGCAGATAATGCTGACTTTAAGGAAGAAAACTGGTATCCGCTTAATGGCAAGACCGAACTGAATATGCCAGATGGAAAAAAAGTTAAATTTCCAATTCCAGCAGCACAGGGAACAAAGACACGTTATACAGTCACATATACTGATGGAGTCGATGGTGAAGAAGTATTTAAAGACAAAGTGTTCGAAAATTGCATAACGGGTTCCAAAACACCAGATTACGGAGAAACACCAGTAAGAGATGGGTATACTTTTAAAGGATGGTCACCTGAAATTGAGGATACCGTAACAAAAACAGTGGTCTATAACGCAACTTGGGATTTGAACCTGATTGACTTAAACGTTGCACCAGTCATCAATGCAACGGATAAAGTGCTGACAGTCGGAGATACATTTGACCCGAAAGCCGATGTCACAGCAACCGATAAGGAAGATGGAGACATTACAGCAAGTATTGAAGTTGTGAAGAATGCAGTAGATACCAGCAAGGCTGGCACATATGAAGTAACCTACAAGGTAACAGACAGCCAAGGCGCATCTTATACGACTACCATTCAGGTTACCGTAAATCCAAAGATGGAAACACTGAATGAAGCACCAGTCATCAATGCAACGGATAAAGTGCTGACAGTCGGAGATACATTTGACCCGAAAGCCGATGTCACAGCAACCGATAAGGAAGATGGAGACATTACAGCAAGTATTGAAGTTGTGAAGAATGCAGTAGATACCAGCAAGGCTGGCACATATGAAGTGACCTACAAGGTAACAGACAGCCAAGGCGCATCTTATACGACTACCATTCAGGTTACCGTAAATCCAAAGATGGAAACACTGAATGAAGCACCAGTCATCAATGCAACGGATAAAGTACTGACTGTCGGAGATACGTTTGACCCGAAAGCCGATGTCACAGCAACCGATAAGGAAGATGGAGACATTACAGCAAGCATCGAAGTTGTGAAGAATGCAGTAGATACCAGCAAGGCTGGCACATATGAAGTAACCTACAAGGTAACAGACAGCCAAGGCGCATCTTATACGACTACCATTCAGGTTACCGTAAATCCAAAGATGGAAACACTGAATGAAGCACCAGTCATCAATGCAACGGATAAAGTACTGACTGTCGGAGATACGTTTGACCCGAAAGCCGATGTCACAGCAACCGATAAGGAAGATGGAGACATTACAGCAAGCATCGAAGTTGTGAAGAATGCAGTAGATACCAGCAAGGCTGGCACATATGAAGTGACCTACAAGGTAACAGACAGCCAAGGCGCATCTACTATGAAAACAATCTATGTAACAGTCAACCCTAAAATGGAAATATTGAATGAAGTTCCGGTTATTCATGCAGAGAATAAAACGCTTACCATTGGGGATAACTTTGACCCATTGAAAGATGTAACTGCTACGGATAAAGAAGATGGCAATATTACACTGACCATAAAAAATGTGATTAGAAATACCGTGGACACATCAAAAGCAGGTTCATACGAAGTGACTTATATGGTAACGGACAGCAAGGGGGCTTCTGTGACAAAAACAATTACCGTTACGGTAAATGCAAAGAAAGCTCCAAAACCAGAGAATAACAAGCCAAATAAGGAAAAGACTGATACAAAACATGAAAATCCAAAAACTGGCGATCAGACAAATGTTGGACTGTTTACAGCATTATCAATTATGAGTGCATTAGCTGTTGCAATCTTAGCGGTATGGAAGAAAAAGAGAGCGTTAGAAGATAAATAA
- a CDS encoding recombinase family protein, with product MAQVYGYVRVSSIDQNEERQIVELSKRNVLSKNIYIDKQSGKSFERPQYKKLVRKLKQGDLLYILSIDRLGRNYLEIQEQWRILTKEKGIDICVIDMPLLDTRNGKDLMGTFIADLVLQILSFVAQNERENIRKRQAQGIAVAKAKGIKFGRPEIALPENFGELVHEWEKKRLPISEVLEVCKMSEATFYRKLREYRLLKQK from the coding sequence ATGGCACAGGTTTATGGATATGTACGGGTTTCCAGCATAGACCAAAATGAGGAACGACAGATTGTCGAACTATCAAAAAGAAATGTACTTTCAAAAAATATCTACATAGACAAGCAGTCTGGAAAAAGTTTTGAACGTCCGCAATATAAAAAGCTTGTAAGAAAGCTAAAACAAGGCGATTTGCTTTATATTTTAAGCATTGACCGACTAGGCAGGAACTATCTTGAAATACAGGAGCAATGGAGAATACTGACGAAAGAAAAAGGGATTGATATATGCGTTATAGATATGCCCTTGCTAGACACAAGGAATGGAAAAGATTTAATGGGAACATTCATTGCCGACCTCGTATTACAGATACTATCGTTTGTGGCACAGAATGAGCGTGAAAACATCAGAAAAAGACAGGCACAAGGCATTGCAGTAGCAAAGGCAAAAGGAATAAAATTCGGCAGACCAGAAATCGCGCTTCCAGAGAACTTTGGGGAGCTTGTCCATGAATGGGAAAAGAAAAGACTTCCTATATCGGAAGTCTTGGAAGTATGCAAAATGAGTGAAGCCACATTTTACAGGAAATTAAGGGAATATCGCTTATTAAAACAAAAATAA
- a CDS encoding branched-chain amino acid transporter permease: MTMTLTQQAVTIAMVVAGTMLTRFLPFLLFPAGKPTPKFVKYLGKVLPAAVFGLLIVYCLKDVSVFAGSHGIPELISIALVVGLHLWKRQMLLSIAGGTICYMLLVQLVF; the protein is encoded by the coding sequence ATGACCATGACATTGACGCAGCAAGCCGTCACGATTGCAATGGTCGTCGCGGGCACGATGCTTACGCGCTTTCTGCCGTTTTTGCTGTTCCCGGCGGGAAAGCCCACGCCAAAATTTGTCAAATACCTTGGCAAGGTCCTTCCGGCGGCGGTATTTGGCCTGCTTATCGTCTATTGCCTGAAGGATGTCTCCGTCTTTGCGGGTAGCCACGGTATTCCGGAGCTGATCTCGATCGCGCTCGTTGTGGGCCTGCACCTGTGGAAGCGGCAGATGCTGCTTTCCATTGCGGGCGGTACTATTTGCTATATGCTGCTGGTGCAGCTGGTATTTTAA
- a CDS encoding TetR/AcrR family transcriptional regulator: MMTSPSYKEKELLIMRALLRLLSGGMSIAEIKTSDIAQEAGIGKGTLYNYFDTKEDIFARTIIYSIDTQLHAVFEQMNKAQDFKSKCYTVLRIVHEIASNEHSDFHLLLFNLGGKDMKQLTGGDMSFVRRYLSVIRGKVMLLAQTGAAEGLFPPPCDEEYAYSAFAAALMSFVHARCRMDLPTDKALGRAMDNAYTLLLKALS; this comes from the coding sequence ATGATGACATCCCCGTCTTATAAGGAAAAAGAGCTTCTGATTATGCGCGCGCTGCTGCGGCTTTTGTCAGGCGGTATGAGCATCGCGGAGATCAAGACGTCGGATATCGCGCAGGAAGCGGGCATCGGTAAGGGTACGCTGTATAATTATTTCGACACCAAGGAGGACATTTTTGCCCGCACGATCATCTACAGCATCGACACGCAGCTGCACGCGGTGTTCGAGCAAATGAACAAAGCGCAGGACTTCAAAAGCAAATGCTACACCGTCCTGCGCATCGTGCATGAGATCGCGTCCAATGAACATTCGGATTTCCACCTGCTCCTCTTTAACCTCGGAGGCAAGGATATGAAGCAGCTGACGGGCGGGGATATGTCGTTTGTGCGGCGGTATCTCTCCGTCATCAGGGGAAAGGTAATGCTGCTTGCGCAGACGGGCGCGGCGGAGGGGCTTTTCCCGCCGCCCTGCGATGAGGAATATGCCTACAGCGCGTTTGCCGCCGCCCTTATGAGCTTCGTGCACGCGCGCTGCCGCATGGACCTTCCGACGGACAAAGCGCTCGGCCGCGCGATGGATAATGCTTATACGCTGTTATTGAAGGCGCTCAGCTAG
- a CDS encoding efflux RND transporter permease subunit gives MSKFSVKKPMTIFVAVVLVCILGFISFTSMTTDLLPRMDLPYVMVLTTYPGASPEKIEQTVTKPLEQALSTTSGVKSVTSSSNENSSMVLLEFTQGTNMDSAMIEMSGNIDIVKANLDDAAGTPTLIKINPDMMPVMVASVDIDGKDITETSKIVSDTILPEFERIDGVASVTATGLVEDSVEVTLSQQKIDELNRRVLASVDEKLAEAQEKIDNAKSQIESGKQQLKSMSQTQAQQLVDMGLQLSAGREQIEAALASLPQAQQDLEAQLADLKTQLADLEAQESTLTVQLSEAKTAEAAFEQQIAALVAAGQPVPNELTAQLAALKESIPKLEAGLQQAEAGIPQLEDGISQIEAGLSGLPDQKAQLEAKLSELTEGERQLETGKMTLTSELAQASGQLAGGEAQLSQKEQEFEEQKDAAYKQAGLDGRITQETVSQILAAQNFSMPAGYISDGGQRYLVKVGDQFQDIGQLKDLELFNIEAGGIGAVTLADVADVEMTDNRGDMYAKINGNDGILLTFQKQSTSSTTDVSDRINQVMEQIQADDPSVHLTALSDQGVYIGIVLDSVIDNLLLGAILAIVILFLFLKDLRPTVIVAISIPFSLLAALTLMYFCGVTLNVISLAGLALGVGMLVDNSIVVIENIYRLRSLGIPPAKAAVKGAQQVAGAIFASTLTTVCVFLPIVFTEGLTRQLFADMGLTIAFSLLASLIIALTLVPAMGSTMLKKTKEKKHPLFDKFTAGYQKLLSGALRRKWIVFVIVIGLFAFSVANIFTMGTSLIPKMDSSEIMITMEMPEDSTTQETRDMSDEVLARLTEIPDVETIGAMEGGIMSALGTSSSGGGNNTTMMMYALLKDERTRTSSEIAEDMRSAVAGLPAMVDVSDSTMDLSALSGSGLEVAIKGDDLDTLKTIAQDISAMMQETEGLTAVDDGLSDATMETRITVDKNKAMDYGLTTAQVYQQVAAEISAGTTATTVTFETEDYPVIVRNSPADTVSLGTLESFTLTGTKDGEDTDVKLSEIADISQEQSLSSINHDGQVRTMSVTAGVDADHNIGLVSRDFSAKLADYSVPAGYSVEIEGENQTITDTFSSLIYMFMLAVVLIYLIMVAQFQSLKSPFIILFTIPLAFTGGLLALLMTGADLSMIALLGFLILAGIVVNNGIVFVDYANQLRLSGMEKREALIKTGKARIRPILMTALTTVLGLVPLAFGMGQGAEMLQPMAVVTIGGLIYATFMTLFFVPVLYDILNKKDLKPVVIEEGLDDDIPVL, from the coding sequence ATGTCAAAATTCAGTGTAAAAAAACCAATGACCATCTTTGTTGCGGTCGTTTTGGTATGCATCCTCGGCTTCATCTCGTTCACGAGCATGACCACGGATTTGCTTCCCAGGATGGACCTGCCTTATGTGATGGTCCTTACCACTTACCCCGGCGCAAGCCCGGAAAAAATCGAGCAGACGGTAACAAAGCCGCTTGAACAGGCCCTTTCCACCACGAGCGGGGTGAAAAGCGTCACCAGTTCGTCCAACGAAAACTCAAGCATGGTGCTGCTGGAATTCACCCAAGGCACCAATATGGACAGCGCCATGATCGAGATGAGCGGCAACATCGATATCGTCAAGGCGAACCTCGACGATGCAGCAGGCACGCCCACGCTAATCAAGATCAACCCGGACATGATGCCTGTTATGGTTGCCAGCGTGGATATTGACGGCAAGGACATCACGGAAACGTCGAAGATCGTCTCCGATACGATCCTGCCCGAATTCGAGCGCATCGACGGCGTGGCCTCCGTGACCGCGACCGGACTTGTCGAGGATTCGGTCGAAGTCACCCTAAGCCAGCAAAAAATCGACGAACTGAACCGCCGCGTGCTTGCATCGGTAGACGAAAAGCTTGCGGAGGCGCAGGAAAAGATCGACAATGCAAAATCCCAGATTGAAAGCGGAAAACAGCAATTGAAATCCATGAGCCAAACGCAGGCGCAGCAGCTTGTTGATATGGGCCTGCAGCTTTCCGCAGGCAGGGAACAGATCGAGGCGGCCCTCGCGAGCCTGCCGCAGGCGCAGCAGGACCTTGAAGCCCAGCTTGCGGACCTCAAAACGCAGCTTGCAGACCTCGAAGCACAGGAAAGCACCCTGACGGTGCAGCTTTCTGAAGCCAAAACCGCGGAGGCGGCGTTTGAACAGCAGATCGCCGCGCTGGTAGCGGCGGGCCAGCCCGTACCTAACGAGCTTACCGCGCAGCTTGCGGCCTTGAAGGAAAGCATTCCAAAGCTGGAGGCGGGACTACAACAGGCCGAAGCGGGCATCCCCCAGCTCGAGGATGGAATTTCCCAAATCGAGGCGGGCCTTTCCGGGCTTCCGGACCAGAAGGCGCAGCTTGAGGCAAAGCTGAGCGAGCTCACCGAGGGCGAACGCCAGCTGGAAACGGGCAAAATGACGCTTACGAGCGAGCTCGCCCAGGCCTCGGGGCAGCTTGCAGGCGGCGAAGCGCAGCTTTCCCAAAAGGAACAGGAATTTGAAGAACAAAAGGACGCCGCTTACAAGCAGGCGGGCCTTGATGGCAGGATCACGCAGGAAACAGTGAGCCAGATCCTTGCCGCGCAGAATTTTTCCATGCCCGCCGGCTACATCAGCGATGGCGGCCAACGCTATCTGGTCAAGGTGGGCGACCAGTTCCAGGATATCGGCCAGCTTAAGGACCTGGAGCTTTTCAATATCGAAGCGGGCGGCATCGGAGCGGTGACGCTCGCGGACGTCGCGGATGTGGAGATGACGGACAACCGCGGCGATATGTACGCCAAGATCAACGGCAACGACGGCATCCTGCTCACCTTCCAGAAGCAAAGCACCTCTTCCACCACCGACGTTTCGGACCGCATTAACCAGGTGATGGAGCAAATCCAGGCGGACGATCCTTCCGTGCACCTGACCGCCCTTTCCGACCAAGGCGTGTATATCGGCATCGTTCTCGACTCCGTCATCGACAACCTATTGCTCGGCGCGATCCTCGCAATCGTAATCCTGTTCCTGTTTTTAAAAGACCTGAGGCCCACGGTTATCGTAGCGATCAGCATCCCGTTCAGCCTGCTCGCAGCGCTGACTCTGATGTATTTCTGCGGCGTAACGCTGAACGTCATTTCCCTTGCAGGCCTTGCGCTCGGCGTGGGCATGCTGGTGGACAACAGCATCGTGGTCATCGAAAATATCTACCGCCTGCGCTCGCTCGGCATTCCGCCCGCAAAAGCGGCTGTGAAGGGTGCGCAGCAGGTCGCGGGCGCAATTTTCGCCTCCACCCTCACAACGGTGTGCGTCTTCCTGCCCATCGTCTTTACCGAAGGCCTTACGCGCCAGCTTTTCGCAGACATGGGCCTTACCATCGCATTCTCGCTGCTCGCGAGCCTTATCATTGCGCTGACGCTGGTTCCGGCGATGGGCTCCACCATGCTCAAAAAGACAAAGGAAAAAAAGCATCCCCTGTTCGACAAATTCACCGCGGGCTACCAAAAGCTGCTCTCGGGTGCGCTCAGGCGCAAATGGATCGTATTTGTGATCGTGATCGGCCTTTTTGCGTTCAGCGTGGCCAACATATTTACCATGGGCACGTCCCTCATCCCGAAAATGGACAGCTCGGAAATCATGATTACCATGGAAATGCCTGAGGACAGCACGACGCAGGAAACGCGCGATATGAGCGACGAGGTCCTTGCGCGCCTGACTGAAATCCCGGATGTGGAAACCATCGGCGCGATGGAAGGGGGCATTATGTCTGCCCTCGGCACATCTTCCTCCGGCGGTGGCAACAACACCACTATGATGATGTATGCCCTGCTGAAGGACGAACGCACGCGCACCAGCTCCGAGATTGCGGAGGATATGCGCAGCGCCGTCGCGGGCCTCCCCGCCATGGTGGATGTGAGCGATTCGACGATGGACCTGTCCGCGCTTTCCGGTTCCGGCCTCGAGGTGGCCATCAAGGGCGACGACCTCGATACGCTGAAAACGATCGCGCAGGATATTTCGGCCATGATGCAGGAAACGGAGGGCCTGACGGCGGTGGACGACGGTCTTTCGGATGCGACGATGGAAACGCGCATCACGGTCGATAAGAACAAAGCGATGGATTACGGCCTCACCACGGCGCAGGTTTACCAACAGGTGGCGGCGGAAATTTCCGCGGGGACGACGGCGACCACCGTCACCTTTGAAACGGAGGATTACCCGGTCATCGTCAGGAACAGCCCCGCGGACACCGTTTCGCTCGGCACCCTCGAAAGCTTTACGCTCACGGGCACTAAGGACGGCGAGGACACGGATGTGAAGCTTTCAGAGATCGCCGATATCTCGCAGGAGCAAAGCCTTTCCTCCATCAACCACGACGGACAGGTGCGCACGATGTCCGTTACGGCGGGCGTGGACGCAGATCACAACATCGGTCTTGTGAGCAGGGATTTTTCGGCAAAACTTGCGGATTACTCCGTGCCCGCGGGATATTCCGTGGAGATCGAAGGGGAAAACCAGACGATCACGGATACCTTCTCAAGCCTCATTTATATGTTTATGCTTGCGGTGGTGCTGATCTACCTCATTATGGTGGCGCAGTTCCAGTCCCTGAAATCTCCGTTCATCATTCTCTTTACCATTCCTCTGGCGTTTACGGGCGGTCTCCTCGCCCTGCTGATGACGGGCGCGGACCTCAGCATGATCGCGCTGCTCGGGTTCCTGATCCTTGCGGGTATCGTCGTCAACAACGGCATCGTATTCGTGGATTATGCGAACCAGCTGCGGCTTTCGGGTATGGAAAAACGCGAGGCGCTCATCAAAACAGGCAAGGCGCGTATCCGCCCGATCCTGATGACCGCGCTTACCACGGTGCTCGGCCTCGTGCCCCTCGCCTTTGGTATGGGGCAGGGCGCGGAAATGCTCCAGCCTATGGCGGTCGTGACCATCGGCGGGCTTATTTACGCGACCTTTATGACCCTGTTCTTCGTGCCCGTGCTGTATGATATCCTGAATAAAAAAGATCTGAAACCGGTCGTGATCGAGGAGGGACTTGATGATGACATCCCCGTCTTATAA
- a CDS encoding P-II family nitrogen regulator produces the protein METSQREFELVITIVNRGFADEVMDAAKAAGATGGTVLYARGTGIHEAEQFFGITIQPEKEVVLILTKHETRNAIMKAICKGAGLTTEGHGLSFSLPVDDVMGIVHMNRED, from the coding sequence ATGGAAACATCTCAAAGGGAATTTGAACTGGTCATCACGATTGTGAACCGTGGGTTTGCCGACGAGGTTATGGACGCGGCAAAGGCTGCGGGCGCGACCGGCGGCACCGTGCTGTACGCGCGGGGAACGGGCATTCATGAGGCGGAGCAGTTTTTCGGCATTACCATACAGCCGGAAAAAGAGGTTGTCCTCATTTTGACCAAGCATGAAACCCGCAACGCCATTATGAAGGCGATCTGCAAAGGCGCGGGCCTCACCACCGAGGGTCACGGGCTTTCCTTCTCTCTGCCGGTGGACGATGTGATGGGAATCGTGCACATGAACCGGGAGGATTGA
- a CDS encoding DUF1538 domain-containing protein: MNRNLAAKFKEALVSVLPITAIVLLLHFTVAPMTGGTVALFLVGSVLLIVGMALFSLGADIAMMPMGERIGSQLTKTRKLGLLIAVALIMGIAITIAEPDLQVLADQVPSVPNMVLIIAVAVGVGLFLVLALLRIIFQKKLAIILILLYAAVFGLAIFTSEDFLAVAFDSGGVTTGPITVPFILSLGVGVAAVRGGRSAQEDSFGLVAICSVGPILAVMIMGMLFNSSGGFAADLSIPEVNDFSSLMHAFGEGFPEYFRDVGIAIAPIIAFFIVFQVIFLKLPKTQLLKMAVGMAYTYIGLVLFLTGVNVGFMPVGNYLGAQIGSLDYNWMLIPLGMIMGFFVVMAEPAVHVLNKQVEEITVGAISKQSMLLSLSIGVAVSVGLAMVRVVTGLSIWYFLVPGYAIALGLSFFVPKIFTAIAFDSGGVASGPMTATFLLPFAMGACSAVGGNMLTDAFGIVAMVAMTPLVTIQIMGLYYKIKTKNDSARLAEGIREAAAADEEEIIDL; the protein is encoded by the coding sequence TTGAACAGAAATTTAGCGGCAAAATTTAAAGAAGCTCTCGTATCGGTGCTGCCGATTACTGCCATTGTTTTGCTGCTTCATTTCACCGTCGCCCCCATGACCGGCGGCACGGTCGCCCTTTTCCTCGTGGGTTCGGTGCTCCTGATCGTGGGTATGGCCCTCTTCTCTCTCGGCGCGGACATCGCCATGATGCCCATGGGCGAACGGATCGGTTCACAGCTTACCAAGACGCGTAAGCTCGGCCTTCTGATTGCGGTCGCGCTTATTATGGGCATTGCCATCACCATCGCAGAGCCTGATCTCCAGGTGCTCGCGGACCAGGTGCCTTCCGTTCCGAACATGGTCCTTATCATTGCGGTCGCAGTGGGCGTGGGACTGTTTCTCGTTCTTGCGCTCCTGCGCATTATTTTCCAGAAAAAACTCGCCATTATCCTGATCCTTCTTTATGCAGCCGTTTTTGGCCTCGCGATCTTTACCTCCGAGGATTTCCTTGCCGTAGCGTTCGATTCGGGCGGCGTGACCACCGGTCCCATTACCGTACCGTTTATTCTTTCGCTCGGCGTGGGCGTTGCGGCGGTACGCGGCGGACGGAGCGCGCAGGAGGACAGTTTTGGCCTTGTGGCCATCTGTTCGGTCGGCCCGATTCTCGCGGTGATGATCATGGGCATGCTTTTCAATTCGTCGGGCGGCTTCGCAGCCGACCTCTCTATCCCTGAGGTAAACGATTTTTCCAGCCTTATGCATGCTTTCGGCGAAGGATTCCCCGAATATTTCCGCGACGTCGGCATTGCCATCGCGCCCATCATCGCATTTTTTATCGTTTTTCAGGTCATATTCCTCAAGCTACCGAAGACCCAGCTCTTAAAAATGGCCGTGGGAATGGCATACACTTATATTGGCCTCGTGCTGTTCCTTACGGGGGTGAACGTCGGCTTCATGCCGGTAGGCAATTACCTCGGCGCGCAGATCGGTTCCCTGGATTATAATTGGATGCTGATCCCGCTTGGCATGATTATGGGCTTTTTCGTGGTCATGGCCGAGCCTGCGGTGCACGTACTGAACAAGCAGGTGGAAGAAATTACCGTTGGGGCCATTTCCAAACAATCCATGCTTTTGAGCCTTTCCATCGGCGTTGCGGTCTCGGTGGGGCTTGCTATGGTGCGGGTTGTGACTGGCCTTTCCATCTGGTACTTCCTTGTGCCCGGTTATGCGATCGCTCTCGGCCTTTCGTTCTTCGTTCCGAAAATCTTTACGGCGATCGCCTTTGATTCGGGCGGCGTTGCGTCCGGCCCGATGACCGCCACTTTCCTGCTTCCCTTTGCAATGGGAGCGTGCAGCGCGGTAGGCGGAAACATGCTGACGGATGCGTTCGGTATTGTTGCCATGGTCGCCATGACCCCGCTTGTCACCATCCAGATCATGGGACTTTATTACAAAATTAAAACAAAGAATGATTCGGCCCGGCTCGCCGAGGGTATCAGGGAAGCAGCGGCTGCGGACGAGGAAGAAATCATCGACCTTTAA